One Mycolicibacterium crocinum DNA window includes the following coding sequences:
- a CDS encoding amino acid adenylation domain-containing protein translates to MTAAADIDDVLALSPLQLGLYSHATLIGPDGDDPYVIAMTADVTGPLDVALLRGCAAAMLVRHPNLRASFWHQDLPRPVQIIPAMVELPWQHVAAIDDEQAARLEKRERGRAFTLHDGPLIRFLLIELPDQRWRLVVTAHHIVIDGWSLPVFIGEMLTLYRIGGDLEALPPPRLYRDYIGWLAERDSEAGERLWRRHLAGMPGPTMLSPALGGDSSGLPRRTELALPAADAEQLAAAARSRGVTLNTVMQMAWALILARLTDRDDVVFGVTVSGRPPELAGVETMVGLFINTLPLRVRLDPNKPVGEHCSTLQREAAELRDHSFLTHSQLRTLAGVGEMFDTLLVYESFPPGDVIGGQEIVAGGVHFRPAAMESLTHFPVTVAAYRNTAELTLLVEVTDNALGMMSAETLGRRVLQTMRRLIDGWDRPLGGIDIVLDDERLPFELSTCVAADVGVAERFAEAAAAHADSIAIRWDGGQLDYTELHERSDRMAGLLRESGVTAEGPVAIQLPRGADYVAAMLGVLKAGGMYVPLEPEMPAGRVDSILAQTGATVVIDDTMVAAARTAPRFRARTHPGQAAYAVFTSGTTGEPKGVIGTHGALLAYIDDHAERMLRPAAERLGRPLRIGHAWSFAFDAAWQPLAGLLFGHTVHLISESDRRDAEALVGIIEQHGIDMLDVTPSMFTGLRQAGLLDSGRLSVLALGGEAIGSGDWTDIRKACTATPLAAHNCYGPTETTVEAVVAAIADHDAPVIGYPTRSTRAVVLDSWLQPVPDGVVGELYLAGEQVTRGYLGRPVETAARFVAAPGGGRMYRTGDLVRCDAGGALSFVGRADAQIQVRGHRVEPGEIEAVLADVPGVRHAHVAVHQQPSGPRLVGYIAGDVTVPDLRPLLRNRLPRYMLPHRLIVVDAIPLTANGKVDEAALARMAAPEENPEPPSTPTEVALSEVVSGLLGLDVVDIDTDLLELGLDSIAALSLVQLARSRGLPLRARLVLECATLRELAAAVDRDTTDELAAGPEPEGPIPALPAVHWLYEHGDPRRLSQVEAIRLPADADGARLRLLLDGIAGGHEMFRSRLDRSTMTFVPAGQDTIPLTEVVVSGELLDAVTEHAAAAIERLDPERGNLTEALWLHHIGDAGVLVLVVHVLVMDPASWRIVLGELMANWSTAGAGELGPVNGERISYRRWANTLTERATGLDTVDFWIAQVDGGDPRLGARRIRPGTDRFGDLAITVTVAESDVTAALLHGQVPIQEVLADACARLIVRWRELRGDVSPVPLLSLETHGRDGADDTVGLLSAIYPLRIRPGEPMPEIPGWSTDYALLRYARPDTAQRLRGFRGPQLLLNYLGRLDLDAGPLLDRALLAHLSIMTEPNVAVRHELTLVAAVAGGKLVTQWRTLPDIFTDSDIAVLQTMWSDVLHELAGVTR, encoded by the coding sequence GTGACCGCTGCCGCCGACATTGACGATGTCCTGGCCCTGTCGCCGCTTCAACTGGGCCTGTACTCGCACGCCACGCTGATCGGACCAGACGGCGACGACCCCTACGTCATCGCGATGACGGCCGACGTGACCGGACCGCTCGACGTCGCGCTGCTGCGCGGCTGCGCGGCCGCGATGCTGGTGCGCCACCCCAACCTGCGGGCCAGCTTCTGGCACCAAGATCTGCCGCGGCCCGTTCAGATCATCCCGGCCATGGTCGAACTACCGTGGCAGCACGTTGCTGCGATAGATGACGAGCAGGCCGCCAGGCTCGAAAAGCGTGAGCGCGGGCGGGCTTTCACGTTGCATGACGGTCCGCTGATCCGCTTCCTGCTCATCGAATTGCCCGACCAGCGATGGCGGCTGGTGGTCACTGCGCACCACATCGTGATCGACGGTTGGTCGCTACCGGTGTTCATCGGGGAGATGCTCACGCTGTACCGCATCGGCGGCGATCTGGAAGCGCTGCCCCCTCCACGGCTGTACCGCGACTACATCGGCTGGCTGGCCGAGCGCGATTCGGAAGCGGGCGAACGACTCTGGCGCCGTCACCTGGCCGGGATGCCCGGGCCGACGATGCTGTCACCCGCCCTGGGTGGTGACAGTTCTGGACTGCCCAGGCGCACTGAACTCGCGTTGCCCGCCGCCGACGCCGAGCAGTTGGCCGCCGCGGCCCGCTCTCGGGGAGTCACCCTCAACACGGTCATGCAGATGGCCTGGGCGCTGATCCTGGCCCGGCTGACCGACCGGGATGACGTGGTCTTCGGCGTCACGGTGTCGGGGAGGCCGCCCGAGCTCGCCGGGGTGGAAACCATGGTCGGCCTGTTCATCAACACCCTGCCGCTGCGGGTGCGCCTGGACCCGAACAAGCCGGTCGGCGAGCACTGTTCCACGTTGCAGCGCGAAGCCGCCGAACTGCGCGACCACAGCTTTCTGACGCACTCACAGTTGCGCACCTTGGCCGGGGTCGGCGAGATGTTCGACACGCTGCTGGTATACGAGAGCTTCCCGCCCGGTGACGTGATCGGTGGACAGGAGATCGTTGCCGGTGGCGTCCACTTCCGGCCCGCCGCGATGGAGAGCCTGACCCACTTCCCGGTGACGGTGGCCGCGTACCGCAACACCGCCGAGCTGACCCTGCTGGTCGAGGTCACCGACAACGCCCTCGGCATGATGTCCGCGGAGACGCTTGGCCGACGGGTGTTGCAGACGATGCGCCGCCTGATCGACGGGTGGGATCGGCCGCTTGGCGGCATCGACATTGTGCTCGACGATGAACGCCTTCCGTTCGAGTTGAGCACATGCGTCGCCGCCGACGTCGGGGTTGCCGAACGCTTCGCCGAAGCTGCGGCAGCGCACGCCGATTCGATCGCCATACGGTGGGACGGCGGCCAGCTGGACTACACCGAACTGCATGAGCGCTCGGACCGGATGGCCGGTCTCCTACGCGAATCCGGCGTGACCGCCGAAGGACCGGTCGCGATTCAGCTGCCGCGCGGTGCCGACTACGTGGCCGCGATGCTCGGCGTGCTCAAGGCCGGCGGGATGTACGTGCCGCTCGAGCCGGAGATGCCGGCAGGCCGGGTCGATTCGATTCTGGCGCAGACCGGTGCCACCGTCGTCATCGACGACACCATGGTGGCGGCCGCTCGCACGGCTCCGCGATTCCGCGCGCGGACGCATCCGGGCCAGGCTGCCTATGCGGTGTTCACCTCTGGAACCACCGGAGAACCCAAGGGCGTCATCGGAACTCACGGCGCTCTGCTCGCCTATATCGATGACCACGCCGAGCGGATGCTGAGGCCGGCGGCCGAACGTCTGGGCCGGCCGCTACGCATCGGCCACGCCTGGTCGTTCGCGTTCGACGCTGCCTGGCAACCGCTGGCCGGCTTGTTGTTCGGCCACACCGTGCACCTCATCTCCGAGTCCGACCGCCGAGACGCCGAGGCGCTGGTCGGCATCATCGAACAGCACGGAATCGACATGCTCGACGTCACCCCGTCGATGTTCACCGGCCTGCGTCAGGCTGGACTACTCGATTCCGGGCGGCTCTCCGTACTCGCGCTGGGTGGCGAGGCCATCGGTTCTGGTGACTGGACTGACATCCGAAAGGCCTGCACCGCAACACCATTGGCTGCACACAACTGCTACGGCCCGACCGAGACCACTGTCGAGGCCGTGGTGGCCGCCATCGCCGACCACGACGCTCCGGTGATCGGTTACCCGACCCGATCGACCCGCGCCGTCGTGCTCGACTCCTGGCTGCAACCCGTCCCGGACGGAGTGGTGGGGGAGTTGTACCTGGCCGGAGAGCAGGTAACCAGGGGCTACCTCGGTCGCCCGGTCGAGACCGCGGCGCGATTCGTCGCCGCACCGGGTGGCGGACGGATGTACCGAACCGGGGACCTGGTGCGCTGTGACGCCGGAGGTGCGCTGTCCTTCGTCGGCCGGGCCGATGCCCAGATCCAGGTCCGCGGACACCGCGTCGAACCGGGCGAGATCGAGGCGGTGCTGGCCGATGTGCCCGGCGTGCGGCATGCCCATGTCGCCGTCCACCAGCAGCCGTCCGGTCCTCGGCTGGTCGGGTATATCGCCGGCGACGTGACAGTGCCCGACCTGCGGCCGTTACTGCGGAACCGGTTGCCCCGCTACATGCTTCCGCACCGGCTGATCGTCGTGGACGCGATCCCGCTGACGGCCAACGGCAAGGTGGACGAGGCCGCGCTGGCGAGAATGGCCGCGCCGGAGGAGAACCCCGAGCCGCCGAGCACACCCACGGAAGTCGCTCTGAGCGAGGTTGTTTCGGGGCTGCTCGGCCTTGACGTGGTCGATATCGACACCGACCTGCTCGAGTTGGGACTCGACAGCATCGCCGCGCTGTCCTTGGTTCAGCTCGCGCGCAGCCGAGGGCTGCCGCTGCGGGCTCGACTGGTCCTCGAGTGCGCAACTCTGCGTGAACTCGCCGCCGCCGTCGATCGGGATACCACCGACGAGCTCGCCGCCGGACCGGAGCCCGAGGGTCCGATCCCGGCGCTGCCCGCCGTGCACTGGCTGTACGAGCACGGTGATCCGCGACGCCTGTCGCAAGTGGAGGCGATCCGATTGCCCGCCGATGCAGACGGCGCGCGGTTACGCCTTCTGTTGGACGGCATCGCCGGCGGGCACGAGATGTTCCGCAGCCGCCTTGACCGCTCGACGATGACGTTCGTCCCGGCCGGCCAAGACACCATTCCGCTGACCGAGGTCGTGGTCTCCGGTGAACTGCTCGACGCCGTGACCGAACACGCCGCCGCCGCCATCGAACGACTCGATCCCGAGCGGGGGAACCTGACCGAAGCATTGTGGCTGCACCACATCGGTGACGCCGGCGTGCTCGTCCTGGTGGTCCACGTGCTCGTGATGGATCCCGCTTCATGGCGAATCGTGCTGGGTGAGTTGATGGCCAACTGGTCGACGGCCGGCGCGGGTGAACTCGGTCCGGTCAACGGAGAACGGATCAGTTACCGCCGGTGGGCGAACACGCTCACCGAACGCGCGACGGGCCTCGACACCGTCGACTTCTGGATCGCACAGGTCGACGGCGGCGACCCGAGGTTGGGAGCCAGGCGGATTCGCCCCGGGACCGATCGGTTCGGCGACCTCGCGATCACCGTGACCGTCGCCGAGAGCGATGTCACCGCCGCATTGCTCCATGGGCAGGTGCCGATCCAGGAAGTGCTGGCCGACGCGTGCGCCCGACTGATCGTCCGCTGGCGCGAGCTACGCGGAGACGTCAGCCCGGTTCCGCTGCTGTCCCTGGAGACACACGGGCGTGACGGCGCCGACGATACGGTGGGCCTGCTCAGCGCCATCTATCCACTGCGCATCCGGCCGGGCGAACCGATGCCCGAAATACCGGGATGGTCAACGGATTACGCCCTGCTGCGCTATGCCCGGCCGGACACCGCGCAGCGGCTCCGGGGCTTCCGTGGTCCGCAGCTGCTGCTGAACTATCTCGGCAGGCTTGACCTCGACGCCGGCCCTCTGCTGGATCGCGCCTTGCTCGCCCATCTCTCGATCATGACCGAGCCGAACGTCGCGGTGCGCCACGAGTTGACGCTCGTGGCCGCGGTCGCCGGCGGAAAGCTGGTCACCCAGTGGCGAACCCTGCCGGACATTTTCACTGATTCCGATATCGCTGTGCTGCAGACGATGTGGAGCGACGTGTTACACGAGCTGGCTGGAGTGACCCGGTGA
- the mbtG gene encoding NADPH-dependent L-lysine N(6)-monooxygenase MbtG translates to MTARLAILGAGAKAVAVAAKAATLRDMGVAAPDIVAVERTAVAANWRAGGGWTDGQHRLGTSPEKDVGFPYRSTILPGRNSELDRRMMRLSWQSYLVATGRFAEWVDRGKPAPTHETWASYLRWVADAAALNVVDGEVIRLSLEDRSWVLHTHTGTVEADAVMMTGPGQPGRSVLPGHPQVLSIAQFWQVSTMNQRLDAERVAVIGGGETAASMLNELFRHRVSTITVISPQATLFTRGESYFENRMFSDPTDWTGLTLAERRDVMARTDRGVFSARVQDSLLADDRIRHLRGRVAHGVAADDRIRITLHTDRHGERLETVHGFDLVIDGSGADSLWFLPLLGPDVMDLLEVRLNGPVTGDRLQQAIGHDLSLAGVAPKLFLPNLSGLNQGPGFPNLSCLGLLSDRILGARPGAQPNRTNGRNVEYQSI, encoded by the coding sequence GTGACCGCGCGGCTGGCGATTCTCGGTGCCGGTGCGAAAGCGGTGGCGGTGGCCGCCAAGGCGGCGACGCTGCGCGACATGGGCGTCGCCGCACCGGACATCGTGGCGGTGGAGCGGACTGCGGTCGCGGCGAACTGGCGGGCCGGCGGGGGTTGGACTGACGGTCAGCACCGGCTGGGTACGAGCCCGGAGAAGGACGTCGGTTTCCCGTATCGGTCGACGATCCTGCCGGGACGCAACAGTGAACTCGATCGGCGGATGATGCGGCTGAGCTGGCAGTCCTACCTGGTGGCCACCGGGCGATTCGCGGAGTGGGTAGACCGCGGCAAGCCGGCGCCCACCCACGAGACGTGGGCGAGCTATCTGCGCTGGGTGGCCGACGCCGCTGCACTGAATGTTGTTGACGGAGAGGTTATCCGGCTGTCGCTCGAGGATCGGTCGTGGGTGCTTCACACGCACACCGGCACCGTCGAGGCCGATGCGGTGATGATGACCGGACCGGGCCAGCCGGGCCGGTCGGTACTGCCCGGGCATCCGCAGGTGCTCTCCATTGCCCAGTTCTGGCAGGTGTCGACCATGAATCAACGGCTCGACGCGGAGCGGGTCGCGGTGATCGGCGGCGGTGAGACCGCCGCGTCGATGCTCAACGAGTTGTTCCGGCATCGGGTGTCCACGATCACCGTGATCTCACCACAGGCCACGCTGTTCACCCGGGGCGAGAGCTACTTCGAGAATCGGATGTTCAGCGACCCGACGGACTGGACCGGGCTGACGCTCGCCGAGCGCCGCGACGTGATGGCTCGCACTGACCGCGGGGTGTTCTCCGCGCGAGTCCAGGACTCACTGCTCGCCGACGACCGCATCCGGCACCTACGTGGCCGGGTCGCGCACGGTGTCGCCGCCGACGACCGGATCCGCATCACCTTGCACACCGACCGCCACGGCGAGCGGCTGGAAACGGTGCACGGATTCGACCTCGTCATCGACGGTTCGGGCGCCGACTCGCTCTGGTTCCTGCCGTTGTTGGGCCCGGACGTGATGGACCTGCTCGAGGTCCGGCTGAACGGACCCGTGACCGGCGACCGGCTGCAACAGGCGATCGGACACGACCTGTCGCTGGCCGGGGTAGCGCCAAAGCTGTTTCTGCCCAACCTGTCCGGGCTCAACCAGGGTCCCGGATTTCCCAACCTGAGCTGCCTGGGACTGCTCTCCGATCGCATCCTCGGAGCCCGGCCCGGCGCCCAGCCGAATCGAACCAACGGGAGGAACGTTGAGTACCAATCCATTTGA
- a CDS encoding MbtH family protein: MSTNPFDDEDGRFYVLVNDEEQYSLWPAFADIPAGWRVAFGEAGRSECAEFVEQNWSDMRPKSVR, translated from the coding sequence TTGAGTACCAATCCATTTGACGACGAAGACGGCCGCTTCTATGTCCTCGTCAACGACGAGGAGCAATACAGCCTGTGGCCGGCGTTCGCCGACATCCCGGCCGGATGGCGGGTGGCCTTCGGCGAGGCTGGCCGATCCGAGTGCGCGGAGTTCGTCGAGCAGAACTGGTCGGATATGCGTCCGAAGAGCGTCCGCTGA
- the eccA gene encoding type VII secretion AAA-ATPase EccA gives MDNGLVTSARRARLDADLVSRFAICCKALGLPVYDRRRPADIPAARRAFTELTRVAHDHCDAWTGLAATGAATLDVLAAVVRTADTSGVLQRRIELPTGALGFDYDTGLYLRFRASTTDDFRLAYAAALAIDGAFHTAEEIVSEIRARRPQWREARWVDVALRSRAQRWSDVVKLLTPVVNDTALDPFFAHAAKVALGVALARLGMFAPALSYLEDPDGPVAVAAVDGALVKALSLRAYGDEGTAADVLQDLYAANPDNEQVEHALSDPTFGIATTTAARIDARTDPWDVETEPTADDFIDPDARERKAALLEEAERELGEFIGLDEVKNQVSRLKSSVAMALRREERGLAVAQRTHHLVFAGPPGTGKTTIARVVAKIYCGLGLLKRENVREVHRADMIGQHIGETEAKTNALIDSALDGVLFLDEAYALVATGAKNDFGLVAIDTLLARMENDRDRLVVIIAGYRADLDRFLDTNEGLRSRFTRSIVFPSYSAAELVEIAVAMAANRDSVFEPAALHHLEELFGQLADSSTPDSTGIARRGLDIAGNGRFVRNVVERSEEEREFRLDHTDLAGADFTDEQLMTITAADVRASVVPLLRGLGLTVPA, from the coding sequence ATGGACAACGGTTTAGTGACTTCGGCACGCCGAGCGCGCCTCGATGCGGATCTGGTGAGCAGGTTCGCCATCTGCTGTAAAGCGCTCGGTCTGCCGGTATACGACCGGCGCCGACCCGCCGACATACCCGCCGCGCGCCGGGCCTTCACCGAACTCACCCGGGTGGCCCACGATCACTGTGATGCCTGGACGGGCCTGGCTGCGACTGGCGCTGCGACGCTCGACGTGCTGGCCGCGGTGGTCCGTACCGCCGACACCAGTGGGGTGCTGCAGCGGCGCATCGAACTGCCTACCGGGGCACTCGGCTTCGATTACGACACCGGGCTCTACCTGCGGTTCCGGGCCTCCACCACCGATGACTTCCGGCTCGCGTACGCCGCGGCGCTGGCGATCGACGGCGCCTTCCACACCGCCGAGGAGATCGTCAGCGAGATCCGTGCGCGACGGCCCCAGTGGCGCGAAGCGCGCTGGGTCGATGTGGCCCTGCGGTCCCGGGCGCAGCGCTGGTCGGACGTCGTCAAGCTGCTGACCCCAGTGGTCAACGACACCGCACTCGACCCCTTCTTCGCGCACGCCGCCAAAGTCGCTCTCGGTGTGGCGCTGGCACGGCTCGGCATGTTCGCGCCCGCACTGTCCTATCTCGAGGATCCCGACGGCCCGGTCGCGGTGGCCGCGGTGGACGGCGCACTGGTCAAGGCGTTGTCCCTGCGGGCCTACGGTGACGAGGGCACCGCCGCGGACGTCTTGCAGGATCTGTACGCCGCCAACCCGGACAACGAGCAGGTGGAGCACGCGCTGTCCGATCCCACCTTCGGGATCGCCACCACTACGGCCGCCCGTATCGATGCCCGCACCGACCCGTGGGACGTCGAAACCGAGCCCACGGCAGACGATTTCATCGATCCTGACGCGCGCGAACGCAAGGCCGCCTTGCTCGAAGAGGCTGAACGGGAGCTCGGCGAGTTCATCGGCCTCGACGAGGTGAAGAACCAGGTGTCGCGATTGAAGAGCTCGGTCGCGATGGCGTTGCGGCGTGAGGAGCGCGGACTGGCCGTCGCTCAGCGCACCCATCACCTGGTCTTCGCCGGTCCGCCCGGAACCGGTAAGACCACGATCGCGCGCGTGGTGGCCAAGATCTACTGCGGGCTGGGACTGCTCAAGCGGGAGAACGTCCGCGAGGTACACCGCGCCGACATGATCGGCCAGCACATCGGCGAAACCGAGGCGAAGACCAACGCCCTCATCGACAGCGCGCTCGACGGCGTGCTGTTTCTGGACGAGGCGTACGCATTGGTCGCGACCGGCGCGAAGAACGACTTCGGTCTGGTCGCCATCGACACCCTGCTGGCGCGGATGGAGAACGACCGCGACCGTCTGGTCGTCATCATCGCCGGTTATCGCGCCGACCTCGATCGCTTCTTGGACACCAACGAAGGCCTGCGCTCGCGATTCACCCGCAGCATCGTCTTCCCGTCCTACTCGGCGGCCGAGCTCGTCGAGATCGCCGTGGCGATGGCGGCCAACCGGGACAGCGTGTTCGAGCCCGCAGCGCTGCACCATCTCGAGGAGCTGTTCGGCCAGCTCGCGGATTCGTCGACGCCCGACTCGACCGGGATCGCGCGGCGAGGCCTCGATATTGCCGGCAACGGACGATTCGTCCGCAATGTGGTCGAACGGTCCGAGGAGGAAAGAGAATTCAGGTTGGACCACACCGACCTCGCCGGTGCTGACTTCACCGACGAGCAGCTGATGACCATCACGGCGGCCGATGTGCGCGCCTCCGTCGTACCGCTGCTGCGTGGCCTTGGGCTGACGGTGCCCGCATGA
- the eccB gene encoding type VII secretion protein EccB gives MSGDDRRSFSSRTPANDNPERVTYRRGFITRHQVTGWRFVMRRIASGLALHDTRMLVDPLRSQSRAVMMGVLLAVTAVVGCFVFSMLRPGGVPGSDPVLADRATSALYVRLGDRLHPVLNLTSARLAVGRPVDPTTVTGEQLDTFARGSLIGIPGAPERMVQNTSRDADWAVCDGTSGAADAAGVTVIAGRLERGGARADVLGAGRAVLVNGAEGTWLLWDGRRSAIDLADRPVTDALGLPAAPPASRSISPGLFNAIPEAPALRIPPIPDAGLPTAYPLPGAAPIGAVVIAYRNDGTPTNYAVLPDGLQPISPVLAAVLRNANSYGLAQPPQLGADDIARLPVSSLLDVSAFPAAPVKLVDAAAAPVTCAQWAKIDGAATSSMTLLSGSVLPLPAGTHPVELVGGADPGTAARVALPPGHGYFVQTVGQQPASPPAGSLFWVSDTGVRYGIGGDHKGAEKTVAALGLTNPPLPIPWSVLTLFAPGPALSQADALVVYDAVRPVVQQETR, from the coding sequence ATGAGTGGCGACGACCGGCGGTCTTTCTCCTCTCGCACACCGGCGAACGACAATCCGGAGCGGGTGACGTACCGGCGTGGATTTATCACTCGCCACCAGGTGACGGGTTGGCGATTCGTCATGCGCCGCATCGCATCCGGCCTGGCTCTGCACGACACGCGGATGCTCGTCGACCCGCTGCGCAGCCAGTCACGCGCGGTCATGATGGGCGTGCTGCTGGCCGTGACCGCGGTGGTCGGCTGCTTTGTGTTCTCGATGCTGCGTCCCGGCGGAGTACCGGGCAGCGACCCGGTGCTGGCCGATCGCGCCACCTCGGCGCTCTACGTTCGGCTCGGCGACCGACTGCACCCGGTGCTGAACCTGACGTCCGCGCGGTTGGCCGTCGGGCGCCCGGTGGATCCCACCACCGTCACCGGCGAGCAGTTGGACACGTTCGCCCGCGGCAGCCTCATCGGCATCCCGGGTGCACCGGAACGGATGGTGCAGAACACGTCTCGTGACGCCGACTGGGCAGTGTGTGACGGCACCAGCGGAGCCGCAGACGCTGCCGGTGTGACCGTGATCGCCGGCCGGCTGGAACGTGGCGGTGCCCGAGCCGATGTGCTCGGAGCGGGGCGCGCAGTGCTGGTGAACGGCGCCGAAGGAACCTGGCTGCTGTGGGACGGCCGTCGCAGCGCGATCGACCTCGCTGACCGGCCCGTCACCGACGCGTTGGGTCTGCCGGCGGCACCGCCCGCGTCGCGGTCGATCTCGCCGGGCCTGTTCAATGCGATTCCGGAGGCCCCCGCACTGCGCATCCCGCCGATCCCCGACGCGGGGCTCCCCACGGCCTATCCGCTGCCCGGTGCGGCCCCGATCGGCGCCGTCGTGATCGCCTACCGCAATGACGGCACCCCGACGAACTATGCCGTGCTGCCCGACGGTCTTCAGCCCATCAGCCCTGTGCTGGCGGCGGTGCTGCGCAACGCGAACTCGTACGGGTTGGCGCAGCCGCCGCAGCTTGGCGCCGATGACATCGCCCGGCTGCCGGTATCGTCGCTGCTCGACGTGTCGGCGTTTCCCGCCGCGCCGGTCAAGCTGGTGGACGCCGCGGCCGCACCGGTGACCTGCGCGCAGTGGGCCAAGATCGACGGTGCGGCAACGAGTTCCATGACCCTGCTGTCCGGTTCGGTGCTCCCGCTGCCCGCCGGGACCCATCCGGTCGAGCTTGTGGGTGGCGCCGATCCCGGCACGGCGGCCAGGGTGGCTCTGCCACCCGGCCACGGCTACTTTGTCCAGACAGTCGGCCAGCAGCCGGCGTCCCCGCCCGCGGGATCGCTGTTCTGGGTGTCCGACACGGGAGTTCGGTACGGCATCGGCGGCGACCACAAGGGCGCCGAAAAGACCGTCGCAGCATTGGGTCTGACGAATCCACCGCTGCCGATCCCGTGGTCGGTGCTGACACTGTTCGCTCCCGGCCCTGCCCTGTCCCAAGCCGACGCCCTCGTCGTGTACGACGCGGTCCGGCCCGTAGTCCAGCAGGAGACCCGATGA